From one Bordetella genomosp. 9 genomic stretch:
- a CDS encoding MarC family protein, giving the protein MLAHDYLLVFGRSFLFALATLLPFLNPPAVAPIFWTLTEGASNATRTALAKRVAINVGVMLTIAMVAGNVLLTFFGLSLAIVRVGGGLLVIASAWRLVNSPDAGAQSAARAAESFTPEMAKARAFYPLTFPISCGPGSIAAAITVGASLREPDRIVSLVKLVGSLPGILVTALTLYVCLRFAAQFLYRLGDNGTAVFMRLSAFVLLCLGVQIVWDGVHELLLSVMVEAAKASAAGAAH; this is encoded by the coding sequence ATGCTCGCGCACGACTATCTGCTCGTATTCGGTCGCAGTTTCCTATTCGCGCTGGCCACCCTGCTGCCTTTCCTGAATCCTCCAGCGGTCGCCCCCATTTTCTGGACGCTGACTGAAGGCGCTTCCAACGCGACCCGCACGGCGCTGGCCAAGCGGGTGGCCATCAATGTGGGCGTGATGCTGACCATCGCGATGGTGGCCGGCAACGTGCTTTTGACTTTCTTCGGACTCTCCCTGGCAATCGTCCGCGTAGGCGGCGGGCTGCTGGTCATCGCCAGCGCGTGGCGCCTGGTGAACTCGCCCGATGCCGGTGCCCAAAGCGCCGCCCGCGCCGCCGAGTCCTTCACGCCGGAAATGGCCAAGGCGCGCGCCTTCTATCCGCTCACCTTCCCGATTTCCTGCGGGCCCGGCTCGATCGCCGCGGCGATCACGGTGGGCGCCTCCCTGCGCGAACCGGACCGTATCGTCAGCCTGGTCAAGCTGGTCGGCTCGCTGCCCGGCATCCTGGTGACCGCGCTGACGCTTTACGTCTGCCTGCGTTTCGCGGCCCAGTTCCTGTACCGGCTGGGCGACAACGGCACGGCGGTATTCATGCGGCTGTCGGCTTTCGTGCTGTTGTGCCTGGGCGTGCAGATCGTCTGGGACGGCGTGCATGAACTCTTGTTGAGCGTGATGGTCGAAGCCGCCAAGGCCAGCGCGGCCGGCGCCGCGCACTGA